TATTATAAACAATTTCTTACAAAAAAAGTCACAAATTAAAACCAAAGTATTTTACAGATTTAACTACAAAACACCATAAAAACAGCCTTCACTTAAGCTCTCTCTCCCCGTATCCTGCGAGCCAATTGGATATCTTTGGGCATGATGGTGACTCTCTTGGCATGGATGGCACACAGGTTTGTGTCTTCAAACAGACCCACCAGATAAGCCTCGCTGGCCTCCTGTTTcaagagcagcagaagaaatgtTGTTACAAACCCTCAAGCGCAGCTCCCCCAGCGCCGCGGCCCACCCGGCCCTCTGCAGTACCTGCAGCGCACCGATGGCCGCACTCTGGAACCTCAAGTCTGTTTTGAAATCTTGGGCGATTTCCCTGACCAGCCGCTGGAAGGGCAGCTTGcggatcagcagctccgtggatTTCTGATAACGACGGATCTCACGGAGCGCGACGGTTCCCGGCCTGGATGGAagagggaggagggggcggTGAGGCGGAGCAGGGGCTGCGGCagccggggccgagccgaggGCCTTACCTGTAGCGGTGAGGCTTCTTGACGCCGCCGGTAGAGGGGGCGCTTTTCCGGGCCGCCTTCGTGGCCAGCTGCTTGCGCGGCGCCTTCCCCCCAGTGGACTTGCGGGCGGTCTGCTTTGTACGGGCCATTTTTCCTCACTTACCTACAGAAACAGGCACGCGTGACACGGGGGCCCGGATCTCCCCGTCACCCCGAGGCCCGACAACACAGAAGCCAATACCCTCAAGTTCCAAacgcccccctcccccgccgcgGGCAGGCGGCCAGCGGCCTCCCCCGGGACGGGGAGGAGGAGTTACGGTTACCCCACCGCCCCCGCCTTGCGGCCCAGCCGCTCCCCTCCCCGGGGAAAGCGGACTGAGTCACGCcgcctcctccttcctcccggGCCGCtccggggtggggggggaggtGCAATGGGGGGATGGGAACCTGCCGTGACTCAGGGCACGTAGGCAAGGCCCGGCCTGTCCGCCGCGCTCCGGAAGGACCCAAGGCCGCGAGTAGCCGCGCAGCACCACCACCCGCTTCGGGACGCGTCCGCTGTCCGGTACTTACCGGTAGGAAGAGAAGGAAG
This window of the Poecile atricapillus isolate bPoeAtr1 chromosome 17, bPoeAtr1.hap1, whole genome shotgun sequence genome carries:
- the LOC131585797 gene encoding histone H3.3A → MARTKQTARKSTGGKAPRKQLATKAARKSAPSTGGVKKPHRYRPGTVALREIRRYQKSTELLIRKLPFQRLVREIAQDFKTDLRFQSAAIGALQEASEAYLVGLFEDTNLCAIHAKRVTIMPKDIQLARRIRGERA